A window of the Thalassoglobus sp. JC818 genome harbors these coding sequences:
- a CDS encoding RNA-binding S4 domain-containing protein, translated as MSDDSSIPPDYIRLDHFLKLCGAVDTGGQAKQLIQSGEVRVNGAVEKRRRRKLVAGDSVVIEEEEYIIESTDD; from the coding sequence GTGTCCGACGATTCCTCGATCCCCCCAGACTACATCCGGCTCGATCACTTTCTCAAACTTTGCGGTGCAGTCGACACCGGAGGACAAGCCAAGCAACTCATTCAAAGCGGAGAAGTACGCGTCAACGGAGCTGTCGAGAAGCGGCGACGCAGAAAGCTTGTCGCTGGCGACAGCGTGGTGATTGAGGAAGAGGAATACATCATCGAAAGCACAGACGATTAG
- a CDS encoding right-handed parallel beta-helix repeat-containing protein, whose product MRFVHWGTFTLCMVLLGSAFVRSSEAQNASAELIVERADPGTFFDALERVSQLRKSGTKSPVVLEMQAGVYRLSETLVINSELVGDGLTFRGPKDDSATLTGAIELRSKTELGSGRWKFEVPDSAGNVDRLRAVLVDGELRPPARFPRTGSLRIAQSLPDRRSGFTVNEGDLPDGIDEDIEGCTLILLHDWSSSQLPIASYDPSTRTLKSVGPIGCSAAHYAIDHFEKQPRYWIEGHPKFADQPGDWAFDAASNSIVYIADENTPLPNIEVPNLEQLVVVQGEEDHPVRSLVFEGIHFTGTKFPMPAGGLAGAQATMHEPRDEQGERTTGNRPMLSAAVEISLANDCKFIDCDFAELGNTGLWLGSRTRNCRVTRCRFDSIGGNGLNLGEDRTRTVEGQSWINSAPEQVPTRNRVDHCEISHCGNVLPGAVAIWASFQRELLIEENNIHDCPYTGISLGWMWNESETPAAANVIRNNRIAFVMQTLSDGGGIYTLGRQPGSLLEGNNIHDVPLNAGRAESNGMFLDEGTTGFTIQGNTIRRIDRSPIRFHKAGKNTVVNNQWELATLETPPVRFNNTPESNITIESNEVLEPQVQIYLIGNSLTWDTVPSRLAESVDWHVDCGKSLPYIFDHSEAPCVGSSRIWPTALTSKRYDVISVQPHYGSSLEEDVDAISKWIELQPQAVWILHTGWARSATLVEEYESGSESPQMTHSPLYLDQLRDRLKEKFPEVEFRSTHCMRLLYELNQNIQQGGSNFESIEDVYRDAIHMTTGAGRYLMHNAMRETIGQERSDRGFEEIDPETKKELDALLDERASWPAAGPVVSDQK is encoded by the coding sequence ATGAGATTCGTTCACTGGGGAACTTTCACGCTGTGCATGGTCCTGTTGGGAAGTGCTTTCGTTCGCTCAAGCGAAGCTCAGAACGCTTCTGCTGAATTGATCGTGGAGCGAGCTGACCCCGGGACTTTTTTCGATGCACTGGAGAGGGTTTCACAGCTCCGGAAAAGTGGAACAAAGTCGCCAGTCGTGCTCGAGATGCAAGCTGGTGTTTATCGTCTGAGCGAAACTCTGGTGATCAACTCAGAACTTGTCGGGGACGGACTAACATTCCGCGGTCCGAAAGACGACTCCGCGACACTAACCGGGGCGATTGAGCTTCGATCGAAAACAGAGTTGGGAAGCGGACGCTGGAAATTCGAAGTTCCAGACAGTGCAGGCAACGTCGATCGACTCCGAGCAGTGCTAGTCGACGGGGAACTTCGGCCGCCAGCGAGATTTCCCAGAACTGGAAGTCTTCGCATCGCACAGTCGCTTCCCGATCGACGAAGTGGTTTCACTGTGAACGAAGGCGATCTTCCGGATGGTATTGATGAAGACATTGAAGGTTGTACTTTGATTCTGCTTCATGATTGGTCCTCGAGTCAGCTTCCCATCGCCTCTTATGATCCCTCAACGCGCACATTGAAGTCGGTTGGTCCGATCGGTTGCTCCGCTGCCCATTATGCGATTGATCATTTTGAAAAGCAGCCTCGATACTGGATTGAAGGGCACCCCAAATTTGCAGATCAACCTGGTGACTGGGCTTTCGATGCTGCCTCGAATTCCATTGTTTACATCGCAGATGAAAACACGCCGCTTCCGAATATCGAAGTGCCCAACCTTGAACAACTCGTCGTCGTGCAAGGGGAAGAGGACCATCCGGTTCGTAGTCTTGTCTTCGAAGGGATTCACTTCACAGGGACGAAGTTCCCGATGCCGGCTGGAGGTCTTGCAGGTGCGCAAGCGACGATGCATGAGCCTCGCGATGAACAGGGGGAGCGAACCACGGGGAATCGACCGATGCTTTCAGCCGCAGTCGAAATTTCTCTGGCGAATGACTGCAAATTCATTGATTGTGATTTTGCTGAGCTGGGAAATACCGGATTATGGCTCGGATCGAGAACTCGCAATTGTCGTGTCACACGATGTCGGTTCGATTCGATCGGTGGGAATGGTCTGAATCTGGGAGAAGACCGGACACGCACCGTGGAAGGTCAATCGTGGATCAACTCGGCACCCGAGCAAGTCCCGACTCGGAATCGGGTCGATCATTGTGAGATCAGTCACTGTGGCAATGTTCTTCCCGGAGCCGTGGCGATTTGGGCATCATTTCAACGGGAATTGCTCATCGAAGAAAACAACATCCATGACTGCCCTTACACGGGGATCTCGCTGGGTTGGATGTGGAATGAATCTGAAACTCCCGCCGCAGCGAATGTGATTCGGAACAATCGGATTGCTTTTGTGATGCAAACGCTCAGCGACGGAGGAGGAATTTATACTCTCGGGCGGCAACCGGGCAGCTTGTTGGAGGGGAATAACATTCACGATGTTCCTCTGAATGCGGGTCGTGCGGAGTCGAATGGGATGTTTCTCGATGAAGGCACGACCGGGTTCACGATCCAAGGCAACACGATTCGAAGAATTGACCGCTCGCCGATTCGATTTCACAAAGCGGGAAAGAATACAGTTGTCAACAATCAGTGGGAACTCGCCACTCTCGAGACTCCGCCAGTCCGATTTAATAATACTCCGGAATCTAACATTACTATTGAATCGAATGAGGTTCTTGAACCACAGGTTCAGATTTATCTCATCGGCAACTCTTTAACCTGGGATACTGTCCCGTCGAGACTGGCGGAATCGGTCGACTGGCACGTCGATTGTGGAAAGAGTCTTCCATACATCTTTGATCATTCCGAAGCACCGTGCGTCGGTTCTTCCCGTATCTGGCCGACGGCACTGACTTCCAAGCGTTACGACGTCATTTCCGTTCAGCCACACTATGGTTCCAGCCTCGAGGAGGATGTCGATGCGATTTCCAAATGGATTGAACTCCAGCCACAAGCAGTCTGGATCTTGCATACAGGATGGGCTCGAAGTGCGACTCTCGTAGAAGAATATGAAAGCGGGAGTGAGTCACCGCAGATGACTCACTCGCCACTCTACCTGGATCAACTGCGAGATCGTTTGAAGGAGAAGTTTCCCGAAGTGGAATTTCGGTCGACACACTGCATGCGGTTGCTCTACGAACTCAATCAGAATATTCAACAGGGGGGCTCGAATTTCGAGTCGATTGAAGATGTCTATCGAGATGCCATTCACATGACGACCGGTGCTGGAAGATATCTCATGCACAACGCAATGCGAGAGACGATCGGTCAGGAACGAAGTGATCGCGGATTCGAAGAGATTGATCCAGAAACTAAGAAGGAGCTCGATGCACTTCTGGATGAAAGAGCCAGTTGGCCTGCGGCGGGGCCAGTTGTGTCTGACCAAAAATAA
- a CDS encoding methyltransferase domain-containing protein produces the protein MSEELNRVRDCWDSKAADWKIQVGEFGDQNRQLNSDPVLFELLGETSGLTILDVGCGTGYLVGLLMKQHANVIGVDVSSEMIAIASRDVPAGDFRVDDSSQLATVEDQSIDKIVSNYVLMDTPDLDRTVEAMFRVLKPGGTAVLIFSHPCFPQGPDRVSVEDRISYHWAESYFDQQRRHDRPWNHFQTEFIWYHRPISDYFQSFRRSGFAVDEMREPRIPEDWVDKCSSPEQIRSYRERPMSIAFRLIRPRD, from the coding sequence ATGTCGGAAGAGTTAAATCGCGTCCGTGACTGTTGGGATTCCAAAGCTGCGGATTGGAAAATTCAGGTCGGCGAATTTGGAGATCAGAACCGTCAGTTGAACTCGGATCCCGTTCTCTTCGAGTTGCTGGGAGAGACATCAGGCTTGACGATTCTGGATGTCGGGTGCGGGACCGGTTATCTGGTCGGCCTGCTCATGAAGCAGCATGCGAATGTGATTGGTGTCGATGTGTCGTCGGAGATGATCGCTATCGCATCGCGGGATGTGCCTGCGGGGGATTTTCGAGTCGACGATTCCTCACAACTTGCGACAGTTGAAGATCAAAGCATCGACAAGATCGTTTCTAACTACGTTTTGATGGACACGCCTGATCTCGACAGAACAGTCGAGGCGATGTTTCGAGTACTTAAGCCGGGGGGGACTGCTGTCCTGATCTTCTCGCACCCCTGTTTTCCGCAGGGGCCGGATCGCGTGAGCGTCGAGGATCGCATTTCGTATCACTGGGCTGAATCGTATTTTGATCAACAGCGAAGGCACGATCGTCCGTGGAATCACTTTCAAACGGAGTTCATCTGGTATCACCGTCCGATCAGTGATTACTTCCAGAGTTTTCGTCGATCCGGTTTTGCGGTCGACGAAATGCGAGAGCCTCGAATCCCGGAAGACTGGGTTGATAAATGTTCCAGCCCGGAGCAGATTCGAAGCTATCGCGAGCGGCCAATGTCGATTGCCTTTCGGCTGATTCGCCCTCGTGATTGA
- a CDS encoding alpha/beta hydrolase-fold protein produces the protein MKTSLLLTAMMLSVCGAAHADDSQYVLGEDSQRHDDVPRGEVTEHVWKSEIFPGTIRRYWTYVPSQYNPDVPTAVMVFQDGHAYVDEEGQFRAPVVLDNLIHKGEIPVMIGIFIDPGHHKEELPEKAGWRPRPENRSFEYDTLSDQYARFLLEEILPEVGKKYNLTDDPNQRAICGISSGGICAWTVAWERPDEFRKVLSHVGSFTNIRGGHVYPAMIRKTEPKPIRVFLQDGSGDLDNAHGNWPLANQQMAASLRFAKYDYKFEYGVGGHNGIHGGAILPDSLRWLWRTE, from the coding sequence ATGAAAACATCACTCTTACTCACAGCGATGATGCTCTCAGTCTGTGGTGCCGCACACGCTGATGACTCTCAATACGTCCTCGGTGAAGATTCACAGCGACACGATGATGTCCCGCGCGGTGAAGTTACGGAACACGTCTGGAAGAGCGAGATCTTTCCAGGCACAATCCGGCGTTATTGGACTTATGTTCCATCACAATATAATCCCGACGTTCCCACTGCTGTCATGGTCTTTCAGGATGGACACGCATACGTTGACGAAGAAGGTCAGTTTCGTGCTCCAGTCGTTCTCGACAATCTGATCCACAAGGGAGAAATCCCTGTCATGATCGGAATCTTTATCGATCCAGGTCACCATAAAGAGGAACTTCCCGAAAAGGCGGGATGGCGTCCTCGACCTGAGAATCGAAGCTTCGAATACGACACGCTCTCTGATCAGTACGCCCGGTTTCTTCTCGAAGAAATCCTGCCAGAAGTCGGCAAGAAGTACAACTTGACCGACGACCCGAATCAACGGGCGATCTGTGGAATCAGCTCTGGAGGGATTTGTGCCTGGACAGTTGCCTGGGAACGACCAGATGAGTTTCGAAAAGTCCTCAGCCACGTCGGAAGCTTCACAAACATTCGTGGCGGTCACGTCTATCCCGCGATGATCCGCAAAACGGAACCAAAGCCGATTCGTGTCTTTCTTCAGGACGGTTCCGGAGATCTCGACAACGCTCACGGAAACTGGCCACTCGCAAATCAACAAATGGCTGCTTCACTTCGCTTTGCGAAATACGACTACAAATTCGAATACGGAGTCGGCGGACACAACGGAATCCACGGAGGAGCAATTCTTCCCGATTCACTCCGATGGTTATGGCGAACTGAGTAA
- a CDS encoding acetylxylan esterase, whose protein sequence is MKFSRRRFAQSLFLPTTSWWFSSGILTGLAGRAAFAEDEKRPALNRYPRMVHNFFVDQVRQVTHRNRRLKEAIKSPEDAQRYVESVRAKIRESFGPEPERTPLNAQVTGVLERDGYRVEKIIFESRPNFPVTANLYLPTNVTGKIPGVVGTCGHSSNGKASEAYQSFSQGLARLGMACLIYDPIGQGERSQYVDENLKSSVRLGVGQHLHAGNQQFLVGEFLGSWRAWDGIRALDYLLSREEIDAERVGVTGNSGGGTMTTWLCGVESRWTMAAPSCFVTSFLNNLENELPADTEQCPPKALALRLDHEDFLVAMAPKPVTILAKERDYFDVRGAEAAAERLTKIYSQLGAGENIRLFVGPTEHGFSEENRLAMYQSFSKACGLGDVEQEPELIIEKDEDLWCTPRGQASLLDGAKTIADFTREHSEQLKASRPKLTQKELIERVRAVLRLPLPENEVPDYQIYRNLGSRGYPLPQATAYSVNTEPGVSAIVYRLSDSRWYSRPPKSTNAAVLYVSHLSSDAELRDELLVRELIEKSPNDSFYTCDVRGIGESMPDTCGANSFHSDYGSDYFYAIHSLMLDRPYLGQKTLDVLRVVDWLHSFGHEDVHLVGNGWGSLPVLFAAVLNPSIKKVTLKNPIESYSSVAEEEHYDLPLAQILPNVLQHFDLPDCLAALDDRELVIVKDDPVN, encoded by the coding sequence ATGAAATTCTCCCGCCGTCGATTCGCCCAGTCTCTCTTTCTTCCGACCACAAGCTGGTGGTTCAGTTCTGGAATACTCACCGGATTGGCTGGACGTGCGGCGTTCGCGGAAGATGAAAAGCGGCCCGCGCTCAATCGTTATCCTCGAATGGTCCACAACTTTTTTGTCGATCAGGTGCGGCAGGTAACACATCGCAATCGTCGTTTAAAAGAAGCGATCAAGTCGCCCGAAGATGCGCAGCGATATGTGGAATCGGTGCGGGCCAAGATCCGGGAATCGTTTGGTCCCGAACCGGAGCGAACTCCGCTCAATGCCCAAGTCACCGGTGTTTTGGAACGAGATGGATATCGCGTTGAAAAGATCATCTTCGAGAGCCGACCAAACTTTCCGGTTACGGCGAATCTTTATCTTCCCACGAATGTCACTGGCAAGATTCCGGGAGTTGTCGGGACGTGTGGTCACTCATCGAATGGCAAAGCTTCCGAAGCGTACCAGAGTTTTTCTCAAGGACTGGCGAGGTTGGGAATGGCCTGTCTGATTTACGATCCGATCGGGCAGGGCGAACGCTCTCAGTATGTCGATGAGAATTTGAAGTCGTCGGTGCGGTTGGGAGTTGGACAACATTTGCATGCTGGAAACCAGCAATTCCTCGTCGGTGAATTCTTAGGTTCATGGAGAGCATGGGATGGCATTCGCGCGCTGGACTATCTTCTGTCGCGAGAGGAGATCGATGCAGAACGGGTCGGCGTGACCGGGAACTCCGGAGGCGGCACGATGACCACGTGGTTGTGTGGTGTTGAGAGTCGATGGACGATGGCGGCACCAAGTTGTTTTGTGACGAGTTTCCTCAACAATCTCGAGAATGAGCTGCCGGCTGATACCGAACAGTGTCCGCCCAAGGCATTAGCGCTGAGATTGGACCACGAAGATTTTCTGGTGGCAATGGCTCCGAAACCAGTCACGATTCTGGCGAAAGAGCGTGATTACTTTGATGTCCGCGGAGCAGAGGCAGCTGCGGAGAGGCTCACGAAAATCTATTCGCAGCTGGGAGCTGGTGAGAACATTCGTCTGTTTGTTGGGCCGACGGAACATGGTTTCTCGGAGGAGAATCGATTGGCCATGTATCAGTCATTCTCTAAGGCGTGCGGCCTGGGTGATGTCGAACAGGAACCGGAATTGATCATTGAGAAAGACGAAGACTTGTGGTGTACACCGCGTGGTCAAGCGTCGCTTCTTGATGGAGCGAAGACGATTGCTGACTTCACACGCGAACATTCAGAGCAGTTGAAAGCGTCGCGTCCGAAACTGACTCAGAAGGAGTTGATCGAACGTGTGCGGGCTGTCTTGCGGCTTCCGCTGCCCGAGAATGAAGTGCCTGATTATCAGATCTATCGAAATCTGGGATCGCGTGGGTATCCCCTGCCGCAGGCCACTGCGTATTCAGTCAACACGGAACCGGGTGTGAGTGCGATTGTTTATCGGCTGTCCGACAGTCGCTGGTATTCGCGTCCACCAAAATCAACGAACGCCGCAGTCCTCTACGTTTCACATCTTTCCAGCGATGCTGAATTGCGCGACGAACTGCTCGTTCGGGAATTGATTGAGAAGTCTCCCAACGATTCGTTTTATACATGCGACGTGCGAGGCATTGGTGAGTCGATGCCGGACACGTGTGGTGCAAATTCGTTCCACTCGGATTACGGGAGTGACTACTTCTACGCGATTCACAGCTTGATGCTCGATCGGCCGTATCTCGGACAGAAAACGCTGGACGTGCTGCGTGTCGTCGACTGGCTCCATTCTTTCGGTCACGAAGACGTCCATCTCGTCGGGAATGGCTGGGGATCTTTGCCCGTTCTGTTTGCGGCAGTTCTCAATCCGTCGATCAAGAAAGTGACACTGAAAAATCCGATCGAAAGTTACAGCTCCGTTGCAGAAGAGGAGCACTATGACCTGCCGCTCGCTCAGATTCTTCCGAATGTTTTACAGCACTTCGATCTCCCCGATTGTCTGGCTGCACTCGACGATCGAGAGTTGGTAATCGTCAAAGACGATCCGGTCAATTAA
- a CDS encoding TlpA disulfide reductase family protein has protein sequence MSRNFVLLMLFLSVAANLAAGERYVGTVSAVKRDGSSEQVKTFSVIFAHASADPGDLLFAVSESPSRIPAFQRVGVIRGNNSWLKLDGPTIGHRHLDRISRLFVAIPYFPLDETAANEVNHQWESEHGEFRILDEVAVHDHPCWVIEATTGIARRHHFIVRKSNGIIEEANQTAFLGQGDRFRIDIKRDSSSEERTQVQEPLTRLSEIVSQMRSATNSLQNIDDVSKMTMPQLQQVIPFSESMKIAAANTPFEKIVDEISTELHSVQSRREHSERLAETLLGTTPGPFTLLRLDGTKIPSDSLEGTITVLHFWNYASTEIEQPYGQVSYLDFAARRFADQNVNVYGVAISPELEDATTREAALRKVRKFQSFLKFEYEVTTDAGAALNSLGNPTRFGESLPLWVVLNPNGEVAHYLTGFDEVDPAIGLKKLTEVLQPLIDESNAK, from the coding sequence ATGAGCCGCAACTTTGTGCTTCTGATGTTGTTCCTAAGCGTCGCAGCGAACCTGGCTGCAGGGGAACGTTACGTCGGAACTGTTTCCGCAGTAAAGCGAGATGGCAGCTCCGAACAAGTCAAAACGTTCTCAGTCATCTTCGCCCATGCGTCCGCTGACCCCGGCGACTTGCTCTTCGCAGTTTCCGAATCCCCCTCGCGAATCCCAGCTTTCCAACGCGTTGGAGTCATTCGCGGAAACAACTCATGGTTGAAACTCGACGGTCCAACGATTGGACATCGTCATCTCGACCGCATCTCGCGTCTCTTCGTTGCCATCCCTTACTTCCCGCTCGACGAAACCGCAGCCAACGAAGTCAATCATCAATGGGAAAGCGAACACGGTGAGTTTCGAATACTGGACGAAGTCGCCGTTCACGATCATCCCTGCTGGGTCATCGAAGCGACCACCGGCATTGCGCGGCGTCACCATTTCATCGTGAGAAAGTCCAACGGGATCATCGAAGAAGCAAATCAAACAGCCTTCCTTGGTCAGGGAGACCGCTTCCGAATCGACATCAAGAGAGACTCGTCATCCGAGGAGAGAACGCAAGTTCAAGAACCACTCACACGATTGTCCGAGATCGTTTCGCAAATGCGATCTGCGACGAACTCACTCCAGAACATCGATGATGTTTCGAAAATGACGATGCCACAGCTACAGCAAGTCATTCCGTTCTCAGAATCAATGAAGATCGCAGCCGCCAACACACCGTTCGAGAAAATCGTCGACGAGATCTCAACTGAGCTTCATTCGGTTCAGTCTCGTCGGGAACACTCTGAACGCTTGGCTGAAACACTACTCGGAACAACACCGGGGCCTTTTACTCTCCTTCGACTCGATGGAACGAAAATCCCATCCGACTCACTCGAAGGAACGATTACAGTGCTGCACTTCTGGAACTACGCATCGACAGAAATCGAACAGCCCTATGGACAGGTCTCCTATCTCGATTTCGCAGCGCGACGATTTGCAGATCAAAACGTGAACGTCTACGGAGTTGCCATCAGCCCCGAACTCGAAGACGCAACCACGCGAGAGGCGGCTCTCCGCAAAGTTCGTAAGTTTCAATCGTTCCTGAAATTCGAATACGAAGTCACCACCGACGCCGGAGCTGCGCTCAACAGCCTGGGCAATCCCACACGCTTTGGAGAATCGCTACCGTTGTGGGTCGTCCTCAATCCCAACGGTGAAGTCGCCCACTACCTCACCGGTTTTGACGAAGTCGACCCAGCCATCGGCCTCAAAAAATTGACCGAGGTTCTCCAGCCACTCATCGACGAATCCAACGCGAAGTGA
- a CDS encoding HlyD family efflux transporter periplasmic adaptor subunit, producing MSRSVRLLWAFAFFLVSLSSPILAQRGEEELEGIEIERVAVSLKPPTDFRVPLRLESSRTLRIVAPMDGVVEKVYFKAGDSVRAQAEVIRFDSQQRQFELKIAQSEHELAKIEESLATDNQKKIAAARLDVARKKLDLAEFRSNSTVVHAAMDGVVAQRLVSEGQMVKAGDLLLVLVDPNELFVEIPIERGKVEAGATIPVQVEDKQVDAKVDAILEPLPEFDPLRELFVSVATARLLLDASNGSLQTGQAVVSQMIPRHPVAEIPITAIRTDVGSSDSERMIQVIRDGFVRSLPVQLLGQVGQTHVFVSARFNEGDEVILSTSEELDDGSWVRPMLAIDEVEQSSGRGRGPARGGAATTGRGSVMGPDGIRRPVYNPDSD from the coding sequence ATGTCGCGTTCCGTCCGCCTACTTTGGGCATTTGCGTTCTTTCTTGTCAGCCTGTCCTCTCCGATTCTTGCGCAGCGAGGCGAAGAAGAACTTGAAGGAATTGAGATTGAACGTGTTGCTGTCTCGCTGAAACCACCGACCGATTTTCGAGTTCCTCTTCGACTCGAATCGTCACGCACATTGCGGATTGTGGCTCCGATGGATGGAGTCGTTGAAAAGGTGTATTTCAAAGCGGGCGATTCTGTGCGTGCACAGGCTGAAGTCATTCGATTTGATTCTCAGCAACGACAGTTCGAACTGAAAATTGCTCAGTCAGAACATGAACTCGCAAAGATTGAAGAGAGCCTGGCGACTGACAACCAGAAGAAAATTGCGGCAGCCCGTTTGGATGTGGCGAGAAAGAAACTCGACTTGGCCGAGTTTCGAAGCAATTCGACCGTCGTCCATGCTGCAATGGATGGCGTGGTGGCTCAACGGCTCGTTTCTGAAGGCCAGATGGTGAAGGCTGGCGATCTGTTGCTCGTACTTGTGGACCCGAACGAATTGTTTGTTGAGATTCCGATTGAGCGCGGAAAGGTCGAAGCTGGGGCCACGATTCCTGTTCAAGTGGAAGACAAGCAAGTCGACGCGAAGGTCGACGCAATCCTGGAACCGCTTCCGGAATTCGATCCGCTGCGGGAACTCTTTGTATCTGTCGCGACTGCAAGATTGCTTTTGGATGCTTCGAATGGATCGCTGCAAACTGGTCAGGCGGTCGTGTCGCAGATGATTCCACGACACCCGGTGGCTGAAATTCCGATTACAGCGATCCGTACAGACGTCGGATCAAGCGATTCGGAGCGGATGATTCAGGTGATTCGCGACGGATTTGTTCGATCACTTCCAGTGCAGTTGTTGGGACAGGTGGGGCAGACGCATGTTTTCGTGAGTGCCCGCTTTAATGAAGGTGATGAAGTCATTCTGTCGACGTCAGAGGAACTCGATGATGGTTCATGGGTCCGTCCCATGCTGGCGATTGATGAAGTTGAACAGTCTTCCGGTCGTGGACGCGGACCAGCACGAGGTGGGGCTGCGACGACGGGACGTGGCTCAGTGATGGGACCTGACGGAATTCGTCGTCCGGTCTACAATCCCGATTCTGACTAG
- a CDS encoding ribosomal protein L7/L12 translates to MHQIDSGQLETLLETLRSGNQIEAVKLYREWTGSSLAESKQAVEDVQRKFESGMSAEEILQSAEAGSSNSNSEDAQRQAVLEEIRKGRKLQAIKIYRDYSGVGLKEAKEFIEQLTEQLKKEDPTFVPKGNAGCGAAALLLVAGVCGCIWGIILIV, encoded by the coding sequence ATGCACCAAATCGACTCCGGCCAACTCGAAACGTTGTTAGAGACTCTTCGAAGCGGCAATCAAATCGAAGCAGTCAAGCTCTATCGCGAATGGACGGGCAGCAGCCTTGCTGAGTCCAAACAGGCGGTTGAAGATGTCCAGCGAAAGTTCGAATCCGGGATGAGTGCGGAAGAGATTCTTCAATCGGCTGAAGCTGGCTCGTCGAATTCCAATTCAGAGGATGCTCAACGACAAGCGGTGCTTGAAGAGATTCGCAAGGGGCGCAAGCTTCAGGCGATCAAAATCTATCGAGACTATTCCGGAGTCGGGCTCAAAGAAGCAAAAGAGTTTATCGAGCAGTTGACGGAACAGTTGAAGAAGGAAGACCCCACTTTCGTTCCGAAAGGGAATGCCGGATGTGGAGCAGCAGCTTTGCTTCTCGTCGCAGGTGTTTGTGGATGCATTTGGGGCATCATATTGATTGTCTGA
- a CDS encoding PQQ-binding-like beta-propeller repeat protein yields the protein MTLQFSRLFLLFVALCAVPSIARAENWPMWRGPSGDGISRETDLPVTWNDSAESSENILWKTPIPGTGYSSPIVWENRLFLTTCLEETQERALLSVDKDSGEILWQQTVLTSPLESRHKFNSYASATPATDGKNVFVAFLKISGETVEARNVGKPREVTAGSVILAAYNFEGEQVWETSVGEFASVHGFCSCPVIYKETVIINGDHDGDSYLAALDRSSGEIRWKIPRPNQTRSYVTPIVREFGGREQLIMSGSHCVTSYDPATGEELWSVTGPTEQFVASMVADDRHVFLSAGFPTYHVMALDPLGSGDVTDSHVLWHETSAKCYVPSPVRVKDFLFVADDHGIANCFDAASGERLWRGRFGRHFSTSLTATDDYVYFLDDDGKTTVVRPADELVIVAENELNEECRASPAMSDGRIYIRSLNHLFCIGEN from the coding sequence GTGACGTTGCAGTTCTCTCGATTGTTTCTGCTGTTTGTGGCACTGTGTGCCGTTCCGAGCATTGCTCGGGCGGAGAACTGGCCCATGTGGAGAGGGCCCTCCGGGGATGGAATCAGTCGTGAGACAGATCTGCCTGTCACGTGGAATGACTCTGCGGAGTCTTCGGAAAATATCCTCTGGAAGACGCCTATTCCGGGAACAGGTTACTCTTCGCCGATCGTCTGGGAAAACCGATTGTTCTTGACGACTTGTTTGGAAGAGACACAGGAACGGGCACTGCTCTCGGTCGATAAGGACAGTGGCGAGATCCTCTGGCAGCAGACGGTTCTGACTTCTCCACTTGAGTCTCGACACAAGTTCAATTCGTATGCTTCGGCCACCCCAGCGACGGACGGGAAGAACGTCTTTGTCGCGTTTCTCAAGATCTCTGGCGAGACGGTCGAAGCCCGCAACGTCGGGAAACCACGAGAAGTGACTGCTGGCTCCGTGATCTTGGCCGCTTACAATTTCGAAGGAGAGCAAGTCTGGGAGACCTCAGTCGGAGAGTTTGCCAGCGTTCACGGATTCTGCAGTTGTCCGGTCATCTACAAAGAGACGGTCATCATCAATGGCGATCACGATGGGGACTCGTACCTCGCAGCCCTCGATCGTTCCAGCGGTGAGATTCGTTGGAAGATCCCCCGGCCAAACCAGACGCGAAGCTACGTCACCCCGATCGTTCGCGAATTCGGAGGTCGTGAACAACTCATCATGTCAGGCAGTCATTGTGTGACCAGCTACGACCCGGCGACAGGGGAGGAGTTGTGGAGCGTGACTGGTCCGACAGAACAGTTCGTCGCTTCCATGGTGGCCGACGATCGACATGTTTTTCTCTCGGCGGGATTCCCCACCTATCATGTGATGGCACTTGATCCTCTCGGCAGTGGAGACGTCACCGATTCACATGTGCTCTGGCATGAAACAAGTGCGAAGTGCTACGTTCCTTCGCCTGTTCGAGTCAAAGATTTTTTGTTCGTTGCGGACGATCATGGGATCGCCAATTGTTTTGATGCGGCCAGTGGGGAACGACTCTGGCGTGGTCGTTTTGGACGGCATTTCAGCACGTCGCTGACTGCGACCGATGACTATGTTTATTTTCTGGATGACGATGGGAAGACCACCGTTGTTCGTCCGGCTGATGAGTTAGTCATTGTGGCGGAGAACGAATTGAACGAAGAGTGCCGTGCATCTCCTGCCATGTCTGACGGAAGAATCTATATCCGAAGTCTGAATCATCTTTTCTGTATTGGGGAAAACTGA